One segment of Panthera uncia isolate 11264 chromosome A3 unlocalized genomic scaffold, Puncia_PCG_1.0 HiC_scaffold_12, whole genome shotgun sequence DNA contains the following:
- the ID2 gene encoding DNA-binding protein inhibitor ID-2: MKAFSPVRSVRKNSLSDHSLGISRSKTPVDDPMSLLYNMNDCYSKLKELVPSIPQNKKVSKMEILQHVIDYILDLQIALDSHPTIVSLHHQRPGQSQASRTPLTTLNTDISILSLQASEFPSELMSNDSKALCG; this comes from the exons ATGAAAGCCTTCAGTCCGGTGAGGTCCGTTAGGAAAAACAGCCTTTCGGACCACAGCCTGGGCATCTCCCGGAGCAAAACCCCGGTGGACGACCCGATGAGCCTGCTGTACAACATGAACGACTGCTACTCCAAGCTCAAGGAGCTGGTGCCCAGCATCCCGCAGAACAAGAAGGTGAGCAAGATGGAAATCCTGCAGCACGTCATCGACTACATCTTGGACCTGCAGATCGCCCTGGACTCGCACCCCACTATTGTCAGCCTGCACCACCAGCGACCTGGACAGAGCCAGGCGTCCAGGACGCCGCTGACCACCCTCAACACGGACATCAGCATCCTGTCCTTGCAG GCGTCTGAATTCCCGTCTGAGTTAATGTCAAATGACAGCAAAGCCCTCTGTGGCTGA